In Bradyrhizobium sp. 1(2017), one DNA window encodes the following:
- a CDS encoding TRAP transporter large permease codes for MLTGMPISIALGLTVLSFMFTLTDVRTESVALKLFTGIENFEIMAIPFFILAGNFLTHGGVARRMITFATSLVGHWYGGLALSGVVACALFAAISGSSPATVVAIGSVILPAMVAQGFPKRFGAGVITTSGSLGILIPPSIPMVLYAVSTNSSVGKLFIAGIVPGLVLATLLGMTTFYRAWRNDYPRMPKATLYERFDAFRKSIWGILLIVIVIGGIYSGLFTPTEAAAVSAVYAFIVAVFIYKDLKLRDVPRVLLSSANLSAMLLYIITNAVLFSFLMTYENVPQALAQWMIDQGLGWIGFLLLVNLLLLLAGNVMEPSSIILIMAPILFPVAVKLGIDPIHFGILMTVNMEVGLCHPPVGLNLYVASGIAKMGITELTVAVWPWLLTMLGFLVVVTYWPGLSLWLPRLLGM; via the coding sequence ATGCTGACGGGCATGCCGATCTCGATCGCGCTCGGTCTGACCGTGCTCAGCTTCATGTTCACGCTGACCGACGTGCGAACGGAATCGGTGGCGCTGAAGCTGTTCACCGGCATCGAGAATTTCGAGATCATGGCGATCCCGTTCTTCATCCTCGCCGGCAACTTCCTGACCCATGGCGGCGTGGCGCGCCGGATGATCACGTTCGCGACCTCGCTGGTCGGCCATTGGTATGGCGGTCTCGCGTTGTCGGGCGTGGTGGCCTGCGCGCTGTTCGCGGCGATCTCCGGCTCCTCGCCGGCGACCGTGGTGGCGATCGGCTCGGTGATTTTGCCGGCAATGGTCGCGCAAGGGTTTCCGAAGCGGTTCGGGGCGGGCGTGATCACGACGTCGGGCTCGCTCGGCATTCTCATTCCGCCGTCGATCCCGATGGTGCTCTACGCCGTCTCCACCAATAGCTCGGTCGGCAAGCTGTTCATCGCCGGCATCGTGCCGGGTCTCGTGTTGGCCACGCTGCTCGGCATGACGACGTTCTATCGCGCCTGGCGCAACGACTATCCGCGGATGCCGAAGGCGACGCTGTACGAGCGCTTCGATGCATTCCGCAAGTCGATCTGGGGCATCCTGCTGATCGTGATCGTGATCGGCGGCATCTATAGCGGCCTGTTCACGCCGACGGAGGCTGCCGCGGTCAGCGCGGTCTACGCCTTCATCGTCGCGGTGTTCATCTACAAGGACCTCAAGCTGCGCGACGTGCCGCGGGTGCTGCTGTCGTCGGCGAATCTTTCGGCGATGCTGCTCTACATCATCACCAACGCCGTGCTGTTCTCGTTCCTGATGACCTATGAGAACGTGCCGCAGGCGCTGGCACAGTGGATGATCGACCAGGGCCTGGGGTGGATCGGCTTCCTGCTGCTCGTCAATCTGCTGCTGCTGCTGGCGGGCAACGTGATGGAGCCGTCCTCCATCATCCTGATCATGGCGCCGATCCTGTTCCCGGTCGCGGTCAAGCTCGGCATCGACCCCATCCATTTCGGTATCCTGATGACGGTCAACATGGAGGTCGGGCTGTGTCATCCGCCCGTCGGCCTCAACCTCTATGTCGCCTCAGGCATCGCCAAGATGGGCATCACCGAGCTCACGGTGGCGGTGTGGCCGTGGCTGCTGACGATGCTGGGATTCTTGGTGGTCGTGACGTACTGGCCGGGCCTGTCGTTGTGGCTGCCGAGGCTACTGGGGATGTAG